Proteins encoded in a region of the Pelobates fuscus isolate aPelFus1 chromosome 11, aPelFus1.pri, whole genome shotgun sequence genome:
- the LOC134576937 gene encoding olfactory receptor 5AR1-like: protein MDRGNHTQTREFIFVGFSEFPEIQQLLFAVLLSIYLTSVLGNISLILAYKFSLDLNTPMYFYLANLSFLEVCYISTTVPKMLSVLLADHKSISFYECALQMYCFILLGGTECYMLATMAYDRYNAICHPLLYSSIMNKRVCSQLIVGSWIIGAGNSLIHTVLTFTLSFCNENKINHFFCDIPPLMELACTDTWINELVLLAACGLVIVCSFLITALSYVHIISAVLNIHSVSGRKKTFSTCTSHLIVVCLFYGSAIFMYFRPKSSYMMDHDRLISAMYAVITPLMNPFIYSLRNVNVKVAIKKIVYRIIII, encoded by the coding sequence ATGGACAGAGGAAACCATACCCAAACAAGGGAATTTATTTTTGTTGGATTTTCAGAGTTTCCTGAAATTCAACAATTACTATTTGCAGTATTGTTATCGATCTACCTAACCAGTGTCCTTGGAAACATATCTCTAATTCTTGCTTATAAATTTAGCTTGGATCTTAACACCCCTATGTATTTTTATCTTGCCAACCTGTCCTTTCTAGAGGTATGTTATATTTCAACTACCGTTCCCAAAATGTTATCAGTTCTTCTAGCAGATCATAAATCAATCTCCTTTTATGAATGTGCCCTACAAATGTACTGTTTCATCCTACTGGGGGGTACGGAGTGCTACATGCTTGCCACTATGGCGTACGATCGCTATAATGCTATATGCCACCCACTTTTATATAGCAGCATAATGAATAAAAGAGTCTGTAGTCAACTTATAGTGGGGTCATGGATAATTGGTGCTGGAAACTCTCTGATACACACGGTTCTCACATTTACACTGTCCTTCTGTAATGAGAATAAGATCAATCATTTCTTTTGTGATATTCCACCTCTCATGGAACTGGCATGTACAGACACCTGGATCAACGAGCTTGTTCTCCTTGCTGCGTGCGGTCTTGTTATTGTATGCTCGTTCCTGATAACCGCGCTTTCTTATGTACATATCATCTCAGCTGTTCTAAACATTCACTCTGTctcaggaagaaaaaaaacattttcaactTGTACCTCCCACTTAATAGTCGTATGCTTGTTTTACGGCTCCGCCATTTTTATGTATTTCCGTCCAAAATCAAGTTACATGATGGATCATGACAGGCTAATATCAGCCATGTATGCAGTTATTACACCCCTGATGAACCCTTTTATATACAGCCTCAGGAACGTCAATGTCAAAGTAGCTATTAAGAAGATAGTGTATCGGATCATTATAATTTAG